Sequence from the Candidatus Trichorickettsia mobilis genome:
CAGTTAAGATCGGAAAAAGCCAAAAAACAATGAGATTTAATATGAAACTCGAATCAATCCTAAACAAATCCAAGATAGCAAGCGTGCTTATTCTAATGATCTGCCTTAGTTCATGCGCGGTATATTCGACGGGGTTTAATTGTGCCGACAGCAAGGGAGCTAGATGCGTGATGTTATCCGAGGTTGATAGAAGAGTCGATTCGGGCGAGATTGAAACCGTCTATTTGGATAAAAAATGTAAAGGTAAGGCTTGTAATAAGGAAATATTGATTAATAGCTTTTAGGATTTTTTGTACATTATTTTTCTGTTCAACAAGAGAGTCAATAATATTTTTATAATGTTGTTCTAGATATTCATCAGTTAAATTTTGTAACCATTCAGCTTCATGTTTTTTTCTCTTATCATAATTAAGTTTCCATAATTCAAACTCATAATAGTGAATTTTTGCTTTCTCTTCACTTACTTGAGCTACCGCCTTATTAATTTCTTCTAAAGTATATGGAGCTTCTGCTTTATCCCACAGTATCCAGCCGTTAGTATCATCTGGATTTGGTTGAGCATTGTTAAAGCCTATTTTCTCCTTTATATGATTAAGCTGTTCTTCGCTAGGTGTGGAAATGGAAATATCAAAAGCTATCTGTTCTAGTAGCTGTAAATGTTTTATCGATTCAGCCTCGCTATGGTTCCCCTTTAAGTAAGGTATTTCGATTTCTAGCGGATTATCATGGTTTCTAGGAAGGAAATGTAATATTTCTATGTGATCAATAGATGTAAGAAACTTTTTGCTCTTCTCGCATTGTAGGTTATGAATTTCTTCATTTGTCTTAATCTTAAAGTTAAGTAAAGTTTTAGCAATTTTTAGTGATTTATCGAAACCAGATAATTCTTGCTCCCAAAGCTTAATTTGTTGTTCTAATAATTGTTGTTCTTCATAGCTAATAGGAGTTCTATCATCAGTTTTTTTGAAATTTATTTGGATTACTTCTCCTGATTCTGATTTGCTTATTATAGGCTTAAGAGAATTTGTCATTTTTATTTCCTTTAGGTATTAATAAGATTTAACATATTTGGTTGTTTTGTATTTTCTGCTATTGAGTTGAAATAGAACGCTGGCAGTTCTCCTTACTATTTGGTTTGTCCTAGGACTTATGCGGTTAATTTCTATACTTACCTAACAATAATCTAACTCTTGTTTTTAGTATTATTCTGTTTTGTCTTACGTGTAGCACTTATTGTTTTTTCATCTGGTACAAGCGGTTTAAAGGGTAGAGCTTTCTCATGTGCTATACGAATTAGCAACATACGAAGAGCATCAGATATGGTGAGGCCTATAGAAGCTAAAACAATACTAGCTTCTTCCTTTATGTGTTCATCAATACGAGTACGAACTATGCTATTTTGAGACATAAATTTATCTTTTTTAATTACACAATGTAGCTACATTATAGCTTAATTAGCAACAAAATAAATGTAATCTTGTTGTTTCTTTTATTTAAAAAATAGACTGGGTAATTATGATTGGTTATGCTTATTTTAGAAGATTAGCAACTCAAGGTGTTTTGTTGAAAATGAAGGAGTAGGAATTTATGAAGATCGATACGATAAGTAGTGAATATCGGCCTAGTTTTGAAGGTATTCGGGCGTCTCAAATAAATAAAGATCAGGTAAATAGACAGTTGCAAGATAAGATTGCTATACCTCAAGATAGAGTTGATGCTTTTGAAGAATTGAGACATATTATTCATTCTACGTCTAACAGAAGTGTTGAGCTTAGTTACTCTATTCCGTTGAAAACAGTGTCTGCGTCAATAATAGAGATTGATGGAAGAAAAATAAAAATTAAAGACGAGAATTTGCCTAAAGAATTGAGACTGATTGAAAGTCCTGAAGTGTTTGGTAGTTATGTAAAAAACACCTATGCTAAAGTGAGTACTCTAAGTGACGGTGAGTACAGTATTGGTATAAACCATAAGCTCTTAGGCGGTGGATATGAATCTGGTTCTATTACTCCCACTACTCAAGGGAAAGCTATGTTTGATTTTTCTGAAGTCGCTAATAGCTTGAATAAGCAAGAAACTAGAAAAGAGGAAGCTGAGAGCGTTTTTAAGGATATTAAGATTTTACAAGACAATGAAACCTTTGTGACTATTAATAACACTAACGATAGGATTTTAAATGCTCGTTTAAATTTAAAAGAATTGCAACAGATTTCAGAGGATAATGTTGTTTTTGTAATAGAGTATCAGAAGTCAATTGCACAACCATATATGATGCAACAAAATGATTGTCCGTTAGTAAAACGATTTGGTATTAATCCTGAAACGGTAAAAGGAGCTACTGGCTATGGTATAGCTGGAGACAAGTTGCATTATGTAGAAAAAAAAATATTTGATACTGCTTTTGAAGAATTAAATCTTCAAACGTCAGCCGAAGCTTCTAAAAACCAAATGCAGATGCAGAATAGTGGATACCTCAATAATGTAGTTTTGGTAGATATTTTTGAAAGAGTAAATGGAATTATAACAGGTGATGAGAATTCAATACCTAAGACTCACACAGTTGTTTTATGGAAAAAGACAGATAAAGAAATAGTTTTAATTGATCCAAGTAAGCAAAATTTTAGTAGTTTTCTTAAGAATGTACTATCAGATGAGAAGATTAAAATTGAATTACCTAACTTGCCATCAAAAGACGGGATCTTATATGGTATAAATTATAATGATTATAGTAATAAACTCATAAAAAAGAGAGATTGTATTGATATAGCAGTAAAAATCGGTTTTGAATTGAATGAATTACAGAAAGAGTTGAGCGATATTAATATTATACAGAGTAGTGCAATTAAGCAGCTTACCAATGATTTTAATAATAATGATGCATTAAATTCAGTAAAAAAATTGATCTTGCCTTTTGAAGATTTACAAAGCAGCGATAGAGAAAGAAGATTGTATACTTCTGAAGCAATAAAGAACTATACTAAGTTAAAAGAGGATATAGCTTTAAATAAAAATTCAAAAGAAAAAACCATATCAGAGAAATTTAAAAGCTTCGATCAAATCGTAGGACTTTTTGAGAAAGATATAAAAAGCTTTGAAGGTTTAGAGAAGTTTACAACTTCAGTAGATATTATAAAAACAATTAATAATTACTAAATAAGAGGACATATGAGTAAATCGATTATTGAAGAAGTACTATCTCAAGAAGAAGTATATAAAAAAATGGAGCAATATTTTCTTCAGAAAGCGCAAAATAATTTGGTGTTTGATAAAGAAAAAGTTCACGAAGAATTTTCTCTTCTTTGTCGTAAATCGCCCAAAGAGACTATAGAAATGTATGCTAAAAATTTTCAGTTAACTCTTGATATGAATTATGAAGATGGACATTTTCCTATCGTTGCAGCTAATCATGATAATTTAGATGCGTTGCAATATTTTTATGAAAATCACCGAGATGTTTACAACAAGTATTATACGAATTTAGTTAATGCTGCGGCTTTTAATCAGAGTACACATTGCCAAGAGTTTTTGAGTTCTCACTCTACTGAGTCTCAGGATGTCGTACTATCTGGGCATCAGGAATTTCATGTAGATGAATATTAGATAGTTTTTTATGCGGCGGCTGTATGATTTTCTGAGTTCGCCGTATAAACTAGTTTATTACTTATATCTTTCCTGATATTGTATTGAACAGTGAAATTATCCCTGCTGATAATGCTCTGATAAGTTCTGTTAGATGTTACATTTTCTATGTCTGCAATGTACACTTTACGGACATACAATCACTTTTTATCCTCTCCTGATACTTTCCTGTTCCTAGGAATAAATAATTTGTTATAGCTCTCTTCAGTAATGTAAATTTTACCCCCTACCTCTATAACATCAAATCTACCCTTACGAACATATCGCTGAACTGTCGATCTCGATAAATTCAGTCGTTCCATCACCTCTACTATCGTTAAGTAATTTTTACCTTCTATCTCTTCCATTGTTTGATCTCCTGGAAATACTGTTTTTATTGTGAATCTCTATAATTCTTTATTTTTAGTATTAGAACTTAGTTATATAAATATTCTTTTTCTTTGTTCTCATTTTCCATTAAAAATCTTGCTGGAAAGTTACTTAAATCAAAGCATATGTCTTTCAGTCCGTTTCTGTTTTTTAAGACTTTGATAACTTTTTTAGTAGAACTGGATTTAGATTCAGTCTCAATTTCTTTTTCTATTTTTATTTTAAGTTCATTATGTTTTTTTATTGCTTCTCTATTCTCTTCAGTGGTTGCATTTTCTAATCTTGTTATAACTTCTTCTAGCCGTTGTTGTAATCTATCTAACTTAGCAGCTCTCTCATCCCAAACTCCAAGTATGAGGTTTGCGTCTTGTTCTATATCCGCGGCTTCTCTCATACTTCCCATATTGAGAGTAGATAAAGACTCAACCGATCTATTTACTTGCGCACCTAATATAATTGCGGCATTTACTCTTTTATCCATTGCGGTATTAAGTAGAGTTTGGCAGATTCTTTGTATCTCTTGTTGCCTATTTATTTTTTGTTCTCGAGTATTTAGCTTCTGAACGTAATCAATAAATATTGCCGCTACTGGTTTTCCTGCTTTTTTAGCCTTTTGAGATCTTTCTATGATTGCACTACTTAAAGTTTCAATGTTTGGTTTCCTGTCTAGTAATTGTAATCTTTCTTCTTCAATCCATTTGTTTACTTTTTTATAAGCGTCATGTACGTTGCTATTACATTCCAAAGTTAAAACTTTCTTTATTTCTTCAGTCATTTTTCGTAAGAACATGCTACGTTTATCTAGAGGTAAGCTTAATTGTTCACTTAGAATTACTTCACCTGATATTAACTTTAACCATATTTGATCTATTGATTCCTCGTAGCTATAAAACAGAAAAGCTTTGTTGGGATAAGCTTTAATCATATTGCGTAGTAAATTAAGCATCATGGTAGTTTTGCCGTGCGAAGGTTTACCAGCTACAAACACTAAGCTAGAAGGTTGAATTCTTATATTCTCATCGAGTGCTTTAAAACCTGTTAACATTCCTTCTGGGTTGTTGTTGATTAAATCTAGTATTTTTCCTGTGCTATAAGCTTCATCATCATCATAGTTGGTACATAGTAGGTCATTGTATTTTTCAACGTTAATTAGTATGTTATCTAACGCTTTGAGATCAGATTTAATTTTGTCTGCTGTAATATCATTTTTTAGTACTAATTTTTGAATTACATGCACTCTTTTTTTAAATTCATGAATATCTATATTCGAGTGTTTACCTTCTTCTATTTCTTGTATTTTAAGCTGTATATCCGACTTTAGTTTTTCGATCTCTGAATTGATATTACCGCTATTTATAGTGCTTGTAGTCTGCTCCAGCTTTGTTACTTCTTCTTGATCCTCAACACGTACACCGAGTTTTTCATACATAACTTTGCGATAAGGCTCATGCTCAGACATTAAGAGAGAAGATTTGAGCTTTGAACATTCTGTAATAATCGTGTCTTTTTCTCTATCAGTTAAACTCTCGTGATTTTTACTATTGTTTTTTATGGTTAAGTCAATCTGTACGTTGATAGCATACTTGGTATTATCAAGTATCGCTTGTAGGTTAGCTTCTGGATGCTTTCTTATTAGTTCGTCTATATCTTTTACTTCTTGATACTCATTAGGAATAAGTGCTACAAAAGAAGTGATATTATGCTCTCTTAGTTTACTTACACTGCTAAAAAAATTCTTACCAGCTTCGTCATTATCTAAAAATAAAATAACTTGAGAATATCCTTTATTTTTTAGCAATAATGCTTGTTCTATGCTTAAAGTATTCTTACCACAAGCAACAAAGTGATAGTTCTGTCTTACTTCTTCCGCGCTTAAATAACTAGCCGTAAGCGCATCAAAAACCCCTTCAACGATAACCAGAGCCTTTTTATCCTTAATGTTTAAATTGTTTAAATTAAAAAGCACCTCACCAGTTTTCATGTTGTCGTTATAATAGTATTTGCCTTTCAAATTTTGCTTCGTTGGTTTTCTTACGCTAAACCCAGCAATATCGCCTCTAATATTATGCCATGTAAAAGTTATACGATGTCTATACTCCTCAGAATCATGCGGCTTGCCGTTATTGTCCAAAATGCTCTTGAAGTACTTTATCATTAAGTCCATAGCATCAGAATTAGAGTAGCTATAATTATTAACCAGCAAGTCTCGTAGGTCGTTATAATCAGGAAAGAATCCAAGACCGCATTGTTTGGTGTGTTCTTCCGTATATCCACGTTGTTGTAAATATATTAAGGCACAAGATACTCGGTCATCGTCTTTATTATTATTCAATGCATTAAAGAATATTTGATTACAGTCTGTTAAAAATTTCTGCTCCTTGTTTCTTTCTTCTCGTTCTGCATTGTAACTTTCGATTTGCTCTTGCTTGAATTCATGACCGAGTATTTCATTGATATATTTTAGTATTTCAAAGTTATTGCTAGGATCTATTCCTTGTTTATCGGCTATGTAATGCCATAGCTCCAGCTCTTTACCGCAGTTATTACCGCGATTGCATTTTATGGTTCTAGTACCTTCGTTAAAGTAGATATAAGCTTCTGGTTTTTCACAAGACGGGCATATAATATCAAAGCGATTACCGATTGTTTTCTTAATAATAATTCCGTGCATTTCTAGTAGTTTTCTTACTTCTTCCGAGCTTGTTTGACTTAAGCTAGTAATAGTACTCATCGTTTGTCTCTTTGTTAAATTGCGTATTTTTCCATGTATGCGTCAATCTTGTGTTCTGGCGCATTGGTTTCTCGGTCTATGTTATGGCTATAAATTAGCGTAGTGTTCATATCGGCGTGTCTGGCCATAGCTTTAACTTCTTGCAAGCTAGCTCCTGCACGTAATGCCGTAGTAATAGCGGTATGACGTAATGAGTGAGCGGTAAGTCTCTTGCTATCGATACCAGCTTCAATCATCACTCCTTTAGCAATACGACTTAGACTTCTGGTAGTCATGCGTCCGCCGTTATTGCGGTCTGATAGCGAAGTAAAAAGCGGATCGGTGTCTTTGGTCTCGCCTCTGCATTTTAGATAGCTTAAAATCGGCTTTAGAGAGGCGTGGGTGAGGATAACATAATCGTCCTTAGTATCCCTACCTTTACCTTGAATATGCAGTTTAGCAACTCCTCCAGTTTGATTTATATCTTCTATGTTAGCTCTTTGGATTTCAATTGTTCTTAGTCCAGTTCTAACTAACAGATTAATGATGGCAAAATCTCTTTTACCCTGAAGTGTATTGAGGTCTATACCGCTAATCACTTCTCTAGTTTGTTCCATGGTTAGGGGGTCTTTTCTAAACTCCTTAGGTCTGCGCATTCCTTTAATAGTCTTAGCTATGTTCGGATAAATCTTCTTTGCTTCAGTCCAAGCAAAAAATCTGCGCACTACTACCAGATAAGCGGTTATGGTATATGCTGCCAATTCTAGGCTTTCTAAATGTCTTTTATAAGTCAGGATATCGTTACTTGTTAGCTGTTCAAAGCTATTAGGCATAAAAGAAAAGAACTGAGTTAAGGCTCTTTTGTATGTCCCTTTGCTATTTTCCTTTATGTCCTGCTCGCTTAAAAAATCTTGTAGATATTTAGATAGATCGTTAGTTATTGTTACTGCGGTTTGGTTGTTTGACGGAGCTGCATTTTTATGCTCTATGAGCTCTGTAATTTCAAAACTATTCATTTGTTACCATTATTATTTCTAATAGCTTAAATTATAGCATATTAGGTCATATAGCGTCAATAACAAATGTAATATATTATTGGTTTAGTTATTGTTATTTTAAACTAGGGATTTGAAACATACGCGAGTTACAAACTTAAATTTGCTTGTTACGAATATTTTATAGGCCGATTAATCGCTGTAGTTTATGTAGAATATTATTTAGTTCAGAAAAAGTTGTTTGTGCTAATCTGGGATAAATAATACGATTTATAGTAATTGAACGGCAATGTTCTACTAAAGCATAGCTTTTAACTTGCAAATTGTCTCTGATTTCTAATTCAATATGAAGTGTACTAAATTCGGGTTTAGATTGACTGCTAAGAGGACAAATGAAAATAATAGGCGGACTGGCATTTAATATTGTTTGTGAATTTAGTATTATTATCGGGCGTATTTTTCCTACTTCATCTTGCTTTGCTGGATCAAGTTTTGCTAGATAAATACCGCCACGAGTTAGAGTTTGTTGTTCCACCACTTCTCTCTTTCTTCTGGTAAATTAGAATTTAAATTCTCTGTTAGTTCTTCCGATTCTTTTAGATATTCTTTTGATTCTTTCATAGCGTTGAAGCTTTCTACTATATTGTTTTGCTCAAGTTCGGATTGAAAATTATTTAATTCGTGTACAACAGCTTGGCGAATGAATGCAGTAGTAGATATTCCTAACCTTTTAGCAGCTTCATTGCTGGCTTTAGCTATATGATTTGGTAAAGCGATTGATAGATTTGTCATATTAAAAACTATATAAAATAACATACAAAATATTATATACAAATAAGTGAAATATATCAAATAATACTTGCTTGTTGTTATTATTTTTACTAATTTACAAATGTTAGTGGTGTATACAATCCATCATTGCGAAATCAATCTTGTTTAGCCTCTGGCTCTTATGCTAGGGGTCTATTGCTATAAGTATTCTTAAGAATACGAAATCAATGGTAATTCACTGTTTTCAATGAATGATTGTACCCCCTAGCGCCTTATTAACTGGCTAAGGAGATTGATTGTGTCTAATCAAATTATATTTACCAAAGAAGAAATTAACCGCCTAAAAACAATTTCTTCTATCACGGAACTTTCGCATTTAATAAACAACAAGACTGATCAAAAATTCAGCTTAGTGCAGACAAAGCTAGTTCAAGAACTCAATGAAAGGTTACTTGATAATATTTTCTGTATTAATAAACTTAATGAATATTTTTTCAATAATTGGAAAGAAATAATTAAGGCTAACCAAGATATAACGAATAAGTGGAAAGACGATTTACAGTCGTTTAAAGGATAACTACGTAACAAAAATGATACTAAATTACTTAAAAATGTGTACTCTAAGATACAACTTATAATTTGTTTTTTGTTGCGGTGATTTTTTTTAATTACCGCATTTGAAATATAGGTGTTTAATTAATTTAGAGGTATTTTTTTATGATAGGTAGACTTGGCTTAATATTATTCACTGCTTTGTTTTTGTTCGGGTGCGCTTCTTATAATAAAACTGAAAATGTACAAGCTAAACAAGTTATTGATAAATATGATATTTATTCAAAAAATTATCTTGAAATTAACAATCAAAAAAAAGCTGTAGAACTTTTAGGAGAGCCTACAGAAAAAATTATATCTATTTTAACTTGGAATCCTAGAAATAAAGAGCACAGTGAATATGTTGAAATTTGGAAATGGACAACACCCACAACATATTTTTTTATTCTTTTTGATAAAAAAGGTGAATTTCATAATAAAATTCAAGCAATTATAATGCCTGCAAATTACGATAAAAAACTTTTAAAATCTTTGAAAGATTTTGATTTAACTAAATTTTGATTTAACTAAATATAAATAACCACATATTTAGTTTAAGGAGTGTATTTTATGAAAGGTATAGGTAGTAATTATCCAGGAGGTCATAAAGGAAGTCTTTATAGTGGAACTAATAATAGCGATTGCATAGGAAAAGGTGATAGACAATTATGTCCTTCAGACAAAGGTTGTCCTAACGGAATGAAAGAAACCTTTACTCAAAATGGTTGGTCTGTATGTGAAAAAAAGTATTTTGAAGGTGTAGGCAAAGGTATAAATTCTGGTGATAGTTACGGAGGATATAATAGCAACGGTTATCCTACAGGCAGCGGTAGTGGTGGAGTTTATGGTTACGGCGTTTATCGTGATGACGATAGTGCTGATAGTTATGGTATTAAAAGTGACTACACTCCTGATTATAGTAATAAACTTTACAAAGGGGAATACGGCTTATTAGGAAAACTAGATGCTCAAGGAGTAACTGGGCACGGATATACTCCTCGTACACAAGAAGCACATGTTTATGATAGTAACGACAATTTAGTTAAAATCCCAGTTTCTCCTAAGCGTATGGCTGTGTGGTTAAATGATTTAAAAAATAATCCAGGTAGATTTGAAACTACTTTTTACGATAAAAAAATGTGGTCGAGACCCTCTTATGATCCTTATATGAAACGCATATAACTGGGCATTTCTTCGTAATAACACAACGGATGATATTGTAATTTTATCTAAATTAGCGGAAGCAATGGCAAATAGTGCTGTCAATAAGTATTTTTGAAAATACAAAAGAAAAATACAAAAAAAAGGCAGGATACAAAATCATACAGCAGGATACACGGCTGTATCCTGCTCAAACGCCTTAAGTAGTAGGGCTGCAAGGTAGATCATACAAATCATACAAATTTGTATAGATAGGAATTTGTATATATATATATATAGAATTTCAAATATATATAAGGTAAAATGTATGATTTGTATGATCTGCCCTGTAGGTATATTAGGTACTAAGGCTGAAGCAGGATACATGGCTGTATCCCGTTGTATCCATTTGTATGATGGTAAAAATGTCGCGCATATTATTATATCAATAAAAATGATGATAATTTATATTATTATATAAAAAGTTACTTCAAACAAGTATACATGAAATAAAAACTTCAATCCAAGGAGATATTAATCACTACACATCGAGGGTTTATGAAAAACAGATTATTATCTAACTATTGTCGTTGGGATGACAACAAAAGTGTTTAAGTAGTCTCTCCGTCAAAATTCTAAATTTTTGATATAATTTTAAGAGTTTTAAAAGTCAATCATCGCATTTTTATTTTTTTGGAGGATTTGTTACCAAAAATATAAATTTAACAGTATAATAATAAAACTCAGCTTAATTCTGTTTTTTATCTTTTATTAAGTTTGAAGTATAATACTTTCTTCTCCTAACATGCTAACTATTTTTACCGCTACTATACCTTGTGATTCAACAGAGTACTCACCCCTAATAAAATCTTTTTTGTTTTTAGGTACATCAGAAAAACAAGTTGAAAATATTTCACCATTATAATTTGTATCTATCAAAACGTAATCTATACAAGCTCTAAAATCTTTTATATCTAAATCAAATATCGTTTTATCAACATTAAGCCTTTGGATTATTTTATCAGAAATATAAGATTTAATTTTTATTCTTACTTGATTTTTATCTCCTTTAAATTCTACTTCGCAGTCTGGTTCTTTATATTCAAAAATTTCATCTTTTTGAATATCCCATAGTTCAATTTTACTCATACTCGGCATAGTCTTATGATAATTTTTTAGAACTTCTGTAATTTTTGCATCATCCTGAATACCATTAAATATTAGTATACACCTTTCTTCACTATCTTTTTTAAATAACTCATCAATCACAAGCTGAATATCAAGTAGCACTAATGGTCTATGCAATTCTATAATTTTAACAAATTCTTCTCCTCGCTTTGCTATAAAAAATGAATCATTAGATTTTTGTAAACCATATTTTTTAAAAATTATTTCGGTTGCATCTTGAATTATTCTAAAATCATAGTTATTCACTTGATAATGCAAAATTTTATATTGATTTTTATTATTTTCTAATAGATTACTTTTTTGCTCGTGAATAATTTTTTGTAATCTCTTAATGGTTGTTTGAATAGCACCTTTATTACAATCCACTCCTATCCATCTTCTGCCAAGTTTTTGTGCGACAGCTTGTGTTGTTCCACTACCCATAAAACAATCAAGAACTATTGAATCAGGGCTAGTTGCTAATTCGATTAGCAGGCTTATTAACCCTTCAGGTTTTTGTGTTGGGTATGCTAATCTTTCTGCTGACACATTTAATACTGGTCTAGTATTGTACTGATGAATAATATTATCGCAGTCAACAATGTTAATAATATCAGAAAATACATCTCTTAGAATAGTATCTACATAATATCTACCTTCTTTATCTTGTTTAGAATCCATAAAAGATTTGTCAAGATATTGTCTTTCTTTAAGTATGTTTATGTAAAACTCATCTGATTTTCTATAATGTAGTATATTATCGTGTTTTCTAGCCAGACTACTTACTTTAGAAGCTCCGCCACTGCGATAATGCCAAATCACCTCATTAACAAAATTATCACTACCAAAAACTTCATCTAATAAAAAGCGTAAATGATGAGATTTATGCCAATCACAGTGCAGATAAATTGAGCCTTGTTCACTCAGTAATTCACGCATCAAAATAAGTCTTTCATACATAAATTGTAGATAAGAGTCATTTTTCCAAATATCATTATATTGTGCTTGTTCAAAAATACTTTCCTCTTGACCAATAATGTTTGCTTTTATTCCTCGTAATTCTATTTTGCGTACGTAATTTGCTCCGCTATCAAAAGGTGGATCAATATAGATAAGGTCTATTTTCCCTCTAAAACCAGTAGTAAGTAGAGTTGATAATACTTCTTTGTTATCACCATGAAACAAAAGATTATGCCAATTTTTCTCTAGCTTACTAAATTCTAAATCTTTTATATCATCACTTTCTTGAGTTTTTTCCACTAGTTGTGCAGGGTAAAATGAAGCAGTATCAATAGGTTTCTTGCCAAACCAATTAATATAGGCTCTACCTTTAGGAACAGATATTTTTATGTCTTTCATACTATTGCTTAATAAACTTGATTACTTCTCCATATCCTAGTTCTTCTTTATTTATTTCCGCTCCACTTGCATATAAAACAGAATATTTTATCTTGTTTTCATTAATTCTTACTATTTCTTCTACAGCTTTTTTCTTATCTTCTAGTGTTGTGTCTTCTAAAGTAGATTCAGA
This genomic interval carries:
- a CDS encoding type II toxin-antitoxin system RelB/DinJ family antitoxin; this translates as MSQNSIVRTRIDEHIKEEASIVLASIGLTISDALRMLLIRIAHEKALPFKPLVPDEKTISATRKTKQNNTKNKS
- a CDS encoding helix-turn-helix domain-containing protein: MEEIEGKNYLTIVEVMERLNLSRSTVQRYVRKGRFDVIEVGGKIYITEESYNKLFIPRNRKVSGEDKK
- a CDS encoding DnaB-like helicase C-terminal domain-containing protein, with the translated sequence MSTITSLSQTSSEEVRKLLEMHGIIIKKTIGNRFDIICPSCEKPEAYIYFNEGTRTIKCNRGNNCGKELELWHYIADKQGIDPSNNFEILKYINEILGHEFKQEQIESYNAEREERNKEQKFLTDCNQIFFNALNNNKDDDRVSCALIYLQQRGYTEEHTKQCGLGFFPDYNDLRDLLVNNYSYSNSDAMDLMIKYFKSILDNNGKPHDSEEYRHRITFTWHNIRGDIAGFSVRKPTKQNLKGKYYYNDNMKTGEVLFNLNNLNIKDKKALVIVEGVFDALTASYLSAEEVRQNYHFVACGKNTLSIEQALLLKNKGYSQVILFLDNDEAGKNFFSSVSKLREHNITSFVALIPNEYQEVKDIDELIRKHPEANLQAILDNTKYAINVQIDLTIKNNSKNHESLTDREKDTIITECSKLKSSLLMSEHEPYRKVMYEKLGVRVEDQEEVTKLEQTTSTINSGNINSEIEKLKSDIQLKIQEIEEGKHSNIDIHEFKKRVHVIQKLVLKNDITADKIKSDLKALDNILINVEKYNDLLCTNYDDDEAYSTGKILDLINNNPEGMLTGFKALDENIRIQPSSLVFVAGKPSHGKTTMMLNLLRNMIKAYPNKAFLFYSYEESIDQIWLKLISGEVILSEQLSLPLDKRSMFLRKMTEEIKKVLTLECNSNVHDAYKKVNKWIEEERLQLLDRKPNIETLSSAIIERSQKAKKAGKPVAAIFIDYVQKLNTREQKINRQQEIQRICQTLLNTAMDKRVNAAIILGAQVNRSVESLSTLNMGSMREAADIEQDANLILGVWDERAAKLDRLQQRLEEVITRLENATTEENREAIKKHNELKIKIEKEIETESKSSSTKKVIKVLKNRNGLKDICFDLSNFPARFLMENENKEKEYLYN
- a CDS encoding tyrosine-type recombinase/integrase — protein: MNSFEITELIEHKNAAPSNNQTAVTITNDLSKYLQDFLSEQDIKENSKGTYKRALTQFFSFMPNSFEQLTSNDILTYKRHLESLELAAYTITAYLVVVRRFFAWTEAKKIYPNIAKTIKGMRRPKEFRKDPLTMEQTREVISGIDLNTLQGKRDFAIINLLVRTGLRTIEIQRANIEDINQTGGVAKLHIQGKGRDTKDDYVILTHASLKPILSYLKCRGETKDTDPLFTSLSDRNNGGRMTTRSLSRIAKGVMIEAGIDSKRLTAHSLRHTAITTALRAGASLQEVKAMARHADMNTTLIYSHNIDRETNAPEHKIDAYMEKYAI
- a CDS encoding type II toxin-antitoxin system PemK/MazF family toxin, whose product is MEQQTLTRGGIYLAKLDPAKQDEVGKIRPIIILNSQTILNASPPIIFICPLSSQSKPEFSTLHIELEIRDNLQVKSYALVEHCRSITINRIIYPRLAQTTFSELNNILHKLQRLIGL
- a CDS encoding site-specific DNA-methyltransferase — translated: MKDIKISVPKGRAYINWFGKKPIDTASFYPAQLVEKTQESDDIKDLEFSKLEKNWHNLLFHGDNKEVLSTLLTTGFRGKIDLIYIDPPFDSGANYVRKIELRGIKANIIGQEESIFEQAQYNDIWKNDSYLQFMYERLILMRELLSEQGSIYLHCDWHKSHHLRFLLDEVFGSDNFVNEVIWHYRSGGASKVSSLARKHDNILHYRKSDEFYINILKERQYLDKSFMDSKQDKEGRYYVDTILRDVFSDIINIVDCDNIIHQYNTRPVLNVSAERLAYPTQKPEGLISLLIELATSPDSIVLDCFMGSGTTQAVAQKLGRRWIGVDCNKGAIQTTIKRLQKIIHEQKSNLLENNKNQYKILHYQVNNYDFRIIQDATEIIFKKYGLQKSNDSFFIAKRGEEFVKIIELHRPLVLLDIQLVIDELFKKDSEERCILIFNGIQDDAKITEVLKNYHKTMPSMSKIELWDIQKDEIFEYKEPDCEVEFKGDKNQVRIKIKSYISDKIIQRLNVDKTIFDLDIKDFRACIDYVLIDTNYNGEIFSTCFSDVPKNKKDFIRGEYSVESQGIVAVKIVSMLGEESIILQT